The genomic region TTTTATGCAAGTCCAGCCTTGCGTGGTACATTAAACATGCACCAAGCTGTTGTCCAGTCTGTCGTAATGGCCGATTGTGTAAAACATTGCTggggtacttttttttttgttttgtaaatgtTCGTTCAAACCTCTTGTTCATATACATCAGGAGTTCGACAAGAAGTACAACCCCACGTGGCACTGCATTGTGGGTCGGAACTTCGGAAGCTACGTTACCCACGAGACCAAGCACTTCATCTACTTTTACCTGGGGCAGGTGGCCATCCTGCTCTTCAAGTCTGGCTgagtgcccccacccccccggcagCTGCTGGACTGTAACGCGCTGATGGCTcaccaatgcccccccccccgcacaaaaGAAAAGACTAACTGTGGGCAGTTGCATGGACTGTATATAAAACTAAATGTGAATGTTGAAGTA from Brienomyrus brachyistius isolate T26 chromosome 17, BBRACH_0.4, whole genome shotgun sequence harbors:
- the dynll2a gene encoding dynein, light chain, LC8-type 2a isoform X2, translated to MTDRKAVIKNADMSEDMQQDAVDCATQAMEKYNIEKDIAAYIKKEFDKKYNPTWHCIVGRNFGSYVTHETKHFIYFYLGQVAILLFKSG